From Spirosoma aerolatum, one genomic window encodes:
- the trpD gene encoding anthranilate phosphoribosyltransferase: MKAILNHLFEYKSLTKDQAREVLLGIGRGQYNAAQIASFLTVYMMRSLKLEELEGFRDAMLELCLPVDLSAYDPMDLCGTGGDGKDTFNISTLSSFVVAGAGQSVAKHGNHGVSSLVGSSTVMERLGYKFTNDAGELQRKMETAGICFLHAPLFHPAMKNVAPIRKDLGVKTFFNVLGPMINPAKPQKQLVGVFSLELARLYAYLYQQTDKRFMILHALDGYDEISLTGPFKVISNQTEQVVKPEELGLDTLTPESLAGGQTLDESAQIFMNVLNDEATPAQKQAVLANSAMALLAAGKAQSQEEAVAIARESLESGRALASFKKLIHT, encoded by the coding sequence ATGAAAGCCATTCTAAATCATCTGTTTGAATACAAGTCGCTGACCAAAGACCAGGCCCGTGAGGTACTGCTGGGCATTGGTCGGGGCCAATACAACGCAGCACAGATCGCTTCGTTTCTGACGGTTTACATGATGCGTAGCCTGAAGCTCGAAGAGCTGGAAGGCTTCCGCGATGCGATGCTTGAACTCTGTCTTCCGGTCGACCTATCGGCCTATGATCCAATGGATTTATGCGGTACCGGGGGCGATGGCAAAGACACATTCAACATCTCTACACTATCGTCCTTTGTGGTTGCGGGTGCAGGGCAAAGCGTAGCTAAGCATGGCAATCACGGCGTATCGTCACTCGTAGGTTCGTCGACGGTGATGGAGCGACTGGGGTATAAATTCACCAACGATGCAGGTGAGTTACAACGCAAAATGGAAACAGCAGGCATCTGTTTTTTGCACGCGCCCCTCTTCCACCCCGCCATGAAAAATGTGGCTCCCATCCGAAAGGATTTGGGGGTAAAAACATTTTTCAATGTACTCGGTCCCATGATTAACCCAGCCAAACCTCAAAAACAGCTTGTTGGGGTATTCAGCCTTGAATTGGCGCGATTATATGCGTACCTTTATCAGCAAACCGACAAGCGATTCATGATTTTGCACGCGCTGGATGGCTACGATGAGATTTCGCTAACGGGGCCGTTCAAAGTTATTAGTAATCAGACCGAACAGGTTGTAAAACCAGAGGAGTTGGGACTGGATACCTTAACACCCGAATCGTTGGCAGGTGGCCAGACCCTGGATGAGTCGGCGCAAATTTTTATGAATGTGTTGAACGACGAAGCAACTCCTGCACAGAAGCAAGCCGTTTTAGCCAACTCGGCAATGGCCCTACTGGCAGCTGGAAAGGCTCAAAGTCAGGAAGAAGCCGTCGCCATCGCCCGCGAATCGCTGGAAAGTGGTCGAGCGCTGGCAAGTTTTAAGAAATTGATCCATACATAA